A DNA window from Melanotaenia boesemani isolate fMelBoe1 chromosome 6, fMelBoe1.pri, whole genome shotgun sequence contains the following coding sequences:
- the chd4b gene encoding chromodomain-helicase-DNA-binding protein 4 isoform X4, which translates to MSCSEDEREDFGAAEQHTLIHDEDEPEDAVSDVDEVPKSKKKKKAKKSNRESRSSKRQRPIREELPVSSPEQIIGLEAVERDADEGGMRSESEGSDYAPGRKKKKRSSSAKDKKKGGGAGEKGTSKSKRKDPDPDDDDDDEDDCQPKSSTQLLEAWGMKDIDHVFTQEDYSSLTNYKAFSQFVRPLIAAKNPKIAVSKMMTLMMAKWREFSTNNPLKGCATANAALAAANVAAAVENMVVSGTDGGAETASPASAPAPPPPAAALTPAAPPAPPLRKAKTKEGKGPNARRRSKPTPKPAPKQKPKKVAPLKIKLGGLNSKRKRSSSDEDELDADSDFDDGNFSVSDGSSRSSRPKKKAKSAKKKKKETEDGDGYETDHQDYCEVCQQGGEIILCDTCPRAYHMVCLDPDMEKAPEGKWSCPHCEKEGIQWEARDDLSEAEGEDDDDRRDDGLEEEDDHHIEFCRVCKDGGELLCCDTCPSSYHIHCLNPPLPEIPNGEWICPRCKCPPMKGKVQKVLTWRWGDPPAPMPVPRPADLPADAPDPPPMVGRREREFFVKWCNMSYWHCSWVKELQLELNCQVMFRNYQRKTDMDEPPPVDFGGEGDDDKSTKRKHKDPLFVHMEEEFLRFGIKMEWLMIHRVLNHSVDKKNNVHYLIKWRDLPYDQSTWESEDMDIPEFDTYKQTYWNHRELMMGEEGRPGKKLKKPVKVKKAERPPANPVIDPTSKFDRQPDYLDSTGGTLHPYQLEGLNWLRFSWAQATDTILADEMGLGKTVQTAVFLYSLYKEGHSKGPFLVSAPLSTIINWEREFEMWAPDMYVVTYVGDKDSRAVIRENEFSFEGNAIRGGKKASKMKKDSPVKFHVLLTSYELITIDQAVLGSIEWACLVVDEAHRLKNNQSKFFRVLNNYSLQHKLLLTGTPLQNNLEELFHLLNFLTPERFNNLEGFLEEFADIAKEDQIKKLHDMLGPHMLRRLKADVFKHMPSKTELIVRVELSPMQKKYYKFILTRNFEALNTRGGGNQVSLLNVVMDLKKCCNHPYLFPAAATEAPKLPNGMYEGTALTKASGKLMLLHKMMKKLKEGGHRVLVFSQMTKMLDLLEDFLENEGYKYERIDGGVTGNMRQEAIDRFNAPGAQQFAFLLSTRAGGLGINLASADTVIIYDSDWNPHNDIQAFSRAHRIGQNRKVMIYRFVTKASVEERITQVAKKKMMLTHLVVRPGLGSKTGSMSKQELDDILKFGTEELFKDEVGDGDNKEDDSSVIHYDDQAISRLLDRNQDATEDTELQSMNEYLSSFKVAQYVVKDEDDEEEEVEREVIKQEESVDPDYWEKLLRHHYEQQQEDLARNLGKGKRTRKPVNYNDGSQEDRDWQEDQSDNQSDYSVASEEGDEDFDERTEANARRPNRKGLRNDRDKPLPPLLARVGGNIEVLGFNARQRKAFLNAVMRYGMPPQDAFTNQWLVRDLRGKSEKEFKAYVSLFMRHLCEPGADGAETFADGVPREGLSRQHVLTRIGVMSLIRKKVQEFEHVNGQWSMPWMAELEENKRAAALAAGEDPKTPSTGTPADTQPNTPIPEDLSKTEDKEDMKKEGEDGKAAKKADDPEIIEIPDESEKSPVLEKKEDSAVEKEEKHEERDEVKKENEDKDEVEKSSVAVEKGISTNNKGEDLEGKINLEEDKSKAEEGKDEKMDITSPTEEKKEQKEEKDNVKTEESGRLQNGENTKEGGTAAPVVNISEEKKKATKQRFMFNIADGGFTELHSLWQNEERAATVTKKTFEIWHRRHDYWLLAGIIQHGYARWQDVQNDVRFAIINEPFKGEMSRGNFLEIKNKFLARRFKLLEQALVIEEQLRRAAYLNMTEDPAHPSMALNTRFSEVECLAESHQHLSKESMSGNKPANAVLHKVLKQLEELLSDMKADVTRLPATIARIPPVAVRLQMSERNILSRLASRGPEVTSQNQSQTSQQLQVQR; encoded by the exons ATGTCGTGCAGCGAGGATGAGAGGGAAGACTTTGGAGCCGCAGAGCAGCATACACTTATTCACG ATGAGGACGAGCCGGAGGATGCTGTCTCTGACGTAGACGAGGTACCCAAgtcgaagaagaagaagaaagcgaAGAAGAGCAACCGCGAGAGCAGGAGCAGCAAGAGGCAGAGACCCATCAGAGAG GAGTTGCCAGTCAGCTCCCCAGAGCAAATCATTGGACTGGAGGCAGTGGAGAGGGATGCAGATGAGGGAGGCATGCGGTCAGAGAGTGAAGGAAGTGATTATGCCCCtgggaggaaaaagaagaaacgcTCAAGCTCTgccaaagacaaaaagaaaggaggtgGGGCAGGAGAGAAAGGAACTTCAAAGAGCAAACGTAAAGATCCAGACCCAGATGATGACGATGACGATGAAGATGATTGCCAG CCTAAAAGCTCCACCCAGCTGCTAGAAGCCTGGGGCATGAAAGACATTGACCATGTCTTTACTCAGGAAGACTACAGCTCCCTTACAAACTACAAGGCATTCAGCCAATTTGTTAG GCCTTTAATTGCAGCAAAAAACCCTAAAATTGCAGTGTCCAAGATGATGACTTTAATGATGGCTAAATGGCGAGAATTCAGCACAAATAACCCTTTAAAG GGTTGTGCCACTGCAAATGCAGCCCTGGCAGCTGCTAATGTAGCTGCAGCTGTGGAGAACATGGTGGTTTCAGGGACTGATGGAGGGGCAGAGACTGCTTCCCCTGCATctgctcctgctcctcctcctcctgctgctgctctaaCACCTGCCGCACCTCCAGCACCTCCACTCCGAAAAGCCAAAACCAAAGAAGGAAAAG GTCCGAATGCTCGTAGGAGGTCAAAACCTACACCTAAGCCTGCTCCTAAACAGAAACCCAAGAAGGTGGCTCCACTGAAAATCAAACTAGGGGGCCTAAATAGCAAAAGGAAGCGCTCCTCT AGCGATGAAGATGAACTTGATGCTGATAGTGACTTTGATGACGGGAATTTCTCAGTGTCAGATGGCTCCAGTCGCAGCAGCCGACCTAAGAAGAAGGCTAAGagtgcaaagaaaaagaagaaag aaacagaagatggagatggCTATGAGACTGACCACCAGGACTACTGTGAGGTGTGCCAGCAGGGAGGAGAAATAATTTTGTGTGACACCTGTCCCAGAGCTTATCACATGGTCTGTCTGGACCCTGACATGGAGAAGGCACCTGAGGGCAAGTGGAGTTGTCCACACTGT GAGAAGGAGGGAATTCAGTGGGAGGCAAGAGATGATCTGTCCGAAGCTGAAGGGGAAGATGACGACGACAGGAGAGATGATGggctggaggaggaagatgatcatCACATTGAGTTTTGCCGTGTGTGTAAGGACGGCGGAGAGCTGCTTTGCTGTGACACCTGCCCCTCCTCCTACCACATCCACTGCCTCAACCCTCCTCTCCCTGAGATCCCCAATGGAGAGTGGATCTGCCCCCGTTGCAAG TGTCCACCGATGAAAGGCAAAGTGCAGAAGGTTTTAACATGGCGCTGGGGGGATCCACCCGCACCCATGCCTGTCCCTCGGCCTGCTGACCTGCCTGCTGACGCACCTGATCCCCCTCCAATGGTTGGGCGCCGAGAGAGGGAGTTCTTTGTGAAATGGTGCAATATGTCCTACTGGCACTGCTCCTGGGTGAAGGAGCTACAG TTGGAGCTGAATTGCCAGGTGATGTTCCGTAACTATCAGAGGAAGACAGACATGGATGAACCACCACCTGTAGACTTTGGAGGAGAGGGTGACGATGACAAGAGCACCAAGAGGAAGCACAAAGACCCTCTCTTTGTCCACATGGAAGAGGAGTTTTTACGCTTTGGAATCAAGATGGAGTGGCTGATGATCCACCGCGTCCTTAACCACAG TGTTGATAAGAAGAACAACGTACATTATCTGATTAAATGGAGAGATCTTCCATATGACCAGTCAACCTGGGAGAGTGAAGACATGGACATTCCTGAGTTCGACACCTACAAACAGACTTACTGGAATCACAG AGAGCTAATGATGGGTGAGGAGGGCCGGCCTGGAAAGAAGCTCAAGAAGCCAGTCAAAGTCAAAAAGGCAGAGCGTCCACCTGCTAATCCAGTCATAGAT CCCACCAGTAAGTTTGATCGGCAGCCTGACTATCTAGACAGTACAGGAGGGACCTTGCATCCCTACCAGCTGGAGGGGTTGAACTGGCTGAGGTTTTCTTGGGCTCAGGCAACAGATACTATCCTTGCTGACGAGATGGGTTTAGGCAAAACTGTTCAGACTGCAGTCTTCCTCTACTCATTATATAAGGAG GGTCACTCCAAAGGTCCATTCCTGGTCAGCGCTCCTCTGTCCACCATCATTAACTGGGAGAGAGAGTTTGAGATGTGGGCACCTGACATGTATGTGGTCACTTATGTTGGTGACAAAGACAGCAGAGCTGTTATTAGAGAGAACGAATTCTCCTTTGAGGGAAATGCcatcagaggaggaaaaaaggcCTCAAAGATGAAG AAAGACTCACCAGTCAAGTTCCATGTTCTGCTTACGTCCTATGAGTTGATCACCATTGACCAGGCTGTGCTGGGCTCCATTGAATGGGCTTGTCTGGTTGTTGATGAAGcacacagactcaaaaacaACCAAtccaag TTCTTCCGAGTGTTGAACAACTACTCACTGCAACACAAGCTGCTGCTGACTGGTACTCCTCTTCAGAACAACCTGGAAGAGCTTTTTCATTTGTTGAACTTCTTGACTCCAGAGAGATTCAA tAACCTGGAAGGGTTCCTGGAGGAATTTGCAGACATTGCTAAAGAGGACCAGATTAAGAAACTTCATGACATGCTAGGACCACACATGCTCAGAAGGCTGAAGGCAGATGTCTTCAAACACATGCCTTCAAAGACAGAACTCATTGTCCGAGTGGAGCTGAGCCCCATGCAGAA GAAATACTATAAGTTTATTCTAACACGCAACTTTGAGGCACTGAACACTCGTGGTGGTGGAAACCAAGTCTCTCTTCTCAATGTTGTTATGGATCTGAAAAAGTGCTGCAATCACCCTTACCTCTTTCCAGCTGCTGCCACA GAGGCACCAAAACTTCCAAATGGCATGTATGAAGGCACTGCTTTGACCAAGGCTTCAGGGAAGCTGATGCTGCTTCACAAGATGATGAAAAAGCTGAAGGAGGGAGGCCACAGGGTTTTGGTTTTCTCCCAGATGACAAAAATGCTTGACCTGTTGGAAGACTTCCTGGAAAACGAAGGATACAAATACGAGAGAATTGATGGAGGAGTGACTGGCAACATGAGACAGGAGGCCATTGATCGTTTTAATG CTCCTGGTGCTCAGCAGTTTGCTTTCCTCCTCTCTACCAGAGCTGGCGGCTTGGGCATTAACCTTGCATCTGCTGACACAGTCATTATTTATGACTCTGACTGGAACCCCCACAATGACATCCAG GCATTCAGCAGAGCACATCGTATTGGCCAAAACCGGAAAGTGATGATTTATCGCTTTGTTACAAAAGCCTCTGTTGAAGAGAGGATCACACAG GTGgcaaagaagaagatgatgctTACTCATCTTGTTGTAAGACCTGGCCTCGGCTCTAAAACGGGTTCCATGTCAAAGCAGGAACTTGATGACATCCTTAAGTTTGGGACTGAAGAACTGTTCAAGGATGAAGTTGGAGATG GGGACAACAAAGAGGATGACAGCAGTGTGATCCACTACGATGACCAGGCGATTTCACGTTTGCTTGACAGAAACCAGGATGCCACGGAGGACACTGAGCTTCAGAGCATGAACGAATACCTCAGCTCTTTTAAGGTGGCCCAGTATGTGGtcaaagatgaagatgatgag gaggaggaggtggaacgtGAGGTGATCAAGCAGGAGGAGAGCGTTGATCCTGACTACTGGGAGAAGCTGCTCCGTCACCACTacgagcagcagcaggaagaccTCGCCCGAAACCTGGGCAAAGGCAAAAGAACTCGAAAACCAGTCAACTATAATGACGGTTCCCAGGAGGACCGAG ATTGGCAGGAGGATCAGTCAGACAACCAGTCAGATTACTCTGTGGCCTCAGAGGAGGGTGATGAGGACTTTGATGAACGAACTGAAG CAAATGCCCGCAGACCAAATCGTAAAGGTCTGAGGAATGACAGGGACAAACCTCTACCTCCACTTCTGGCCAGGGTTGGTGGGAACATCGAG GTGTTGGGCTTCAATGCACGGCAGAGGAAGGCTTTCTTGAACGCAGTTATGCGTTATGGGATGCCACCCCAGGATGCTTTCACCAACCAGTGGCTGGTCAGGGACCTGCGAGGGAAATCTGAGAAAGAATTCAA GGCCTACGTGTCTCTGTTTATGCGCCACCTTTGTGAGCCGGGTGCTGATGGAGCTGAGACTTTTGCTGATGGCGTCCCACGTGAGGGCCTGTCACGGCAACATGTGCTTACTCGCATTGGTGTGATGTCACTCATAAGGAAAAAG GTGCAAGAGTTCGAACATGTAAATGGTCAGTGGTCGATGCCCTGGATGGCTGAGCTGGAGGAGAACAAAAGGGCTGCAGCTTTGGCTGCAGGTGAAGACCCCAAAACCCCTTCGACTGGGACCcctgcagacacacagcccaACACTCCCATCCCAG AGGATTTGTCTAAAACAGAGGACAAAGAAGACATGAAAAAGGAGGGAGAGGATGGTAAAGCAGCTAAGAAGGCAGATGATCCAGAG ATAATTGAAATCCCAGATGAGTCTGAAAAATCCCCTGTtcttgaaaagaaagaagactcAGCTGTAGAGAAGGAGGAGAAACATGAGGAAAGAGATGAAGTTAAGAAGGAAAATGAAGATAAAGACGAGGTGGAAAAGTCTTCAGTAGCAGTAGAAAAGGGTATTTCTACCAACAACAAGGGTGAAGACTTAGAGGGCAAGATTAATTTAGAAGAGGACAAGTCCAAAG CTGAAGAGGGCAAAGATGAGAAGATGGACATTACCTCACccacagaggagaaaaaag agcaaaaagaagagaaggacAACGTGAAAACAGAAGAGTCTGGCAGACTGCAGAATGGCGAGAACACGAAGGAAGGAGGAACAGCTGCACCTGTGGTTAACATCAgcgaagagaagaagaaagccaCCAAGCAGAGGTTCATGTTCAACATTGCTGACGGAGGATTCACAG AACTTCACTCTCTGTGGCAGAACGAAGAGAGAGCTGCCACAGTTACTAAGAAGACTTTTGAGATTTGGCACCGTCGCCATGACTACTGGCTGTTGGCTGGAATCATACA ACATGGCTATGCTCGATGGCAAGATGTTCAGAATGATGTGCGGTTTGCCATCATCAATGAGCCCTTTAAAGGGGAGATGAGCAGAGGAAACTTCTTGGAGATCAAGAACAAGTTTCTGGCCCGCAGGTTCAAG TTATTGGAGCAGGCGTTAGTGATTGAAGAACAG